A part of Arthrobacter dokdonellae genomic DNA contains:
- a CDS encoding MFS transporter → MDSKRAWAIWGTGVFAYLVAVTQRTSFGVAGLEATNRFHASASALSAFTVIQLLVYAVLQIPVGVLVDRFGPRLMIAAGAAVMTIGQLQLAAATSVPAGVVGRVFVGAGDAMTFISVIRLIPAWFPARRVPLLTQLTGQLGQFGQLISIAPFAIVLHVWGWSPAFLGLSALGMLACVLASMLLRNAPESAGPVVQPGMRETAADLARAWQQPGTQLGMWSHFATQFAGNVFVMTWGYPFLVSGQGLDPAEASVVLSLFVVVGIICGPLLGGWVGRHPLRRSTMVLAVTFTITAAWLAVILYPGQAPLWLLVLLVLALALGGPASMIGFDFARTFNPSHRIGTASGIVNVGGFFAALVTMYVVGLILDLLNNNGFSHGNLYSLDSFRIALSFQFIVLAVGAVAVIRVRGKVRRRMALAGENVPPLRQALADNRRRRAQYRAEVRAGRQAGQRPDQAGPGPGHGQDSD, encoded by the coding sequence GTGGACAGTAAACGGGCATGGGCCATCTGGGGAACCGGCGTATTCGCCTACCTCGTCGCAGTGACGCAACGCACCTCGTTTGGCGTGGCGGGATTGGAAGCGACAAACCGTTTCCACGCATCAGCGTCCGCCCTCTCCGCGTTTACCGTCATCCAACTGCTGGTCTACGCGGTGTTGCAGATTCCCGTGGGCGTCCTGGTGGACAGGTTCGGTCCCCGGCTGATGATCGCCGCCGGAGCCGCCGTGATGACCATTGGGCAGCTCCAGCTGGCCGCGGCGACCTCCGTGCCCGCAGGAGTTGTCGGACGTGTCTTTGTGGGCGCCGGCGACGCCATGACGTTCATTTCGGTCATCCGGCTGATCCCGGCATGGTTCCCGGCACGGCGGGTTCCCCTGCTGACCCAGCTCACCGGACAGCTCGGGCAGTTCGGCCAGCTGATCTCCATAGCCCCGTTCGCCATCGTGCTGCACGTCTGGGGCTGGAGCCCTGCGTTCCTGGGCTTGTCCGCCTTGGGCATGCTGGCCTGCGTGCTGGCGTCCATGTTGCTGCGCAACGCCCCCGAATCCGCCGGCCCTGTGGTGCAGCCGGGCATGAGGGAAACCGCCGCCGACCTGGCCAGGGCCTGGCAGCAGCCGGGGACGCAGCTGGGCATGTGGAGCCACTTCGCCACACAGTTCGCCGGCAACGTGTTCGTCATGACCTGGGGGTACCCGTTCCTGGTTTCCGGCCAGGGCCTGGACCCGGCAGAGGCCAGCGTGGTGCTGAGCCTGTTCGTGGTGGTCGGCATCATCTGCGGGCCGCTGCTGGGCGGATGGGTGGGCCGGCACCCGTTGCGCCGCTCCACCATGGTGTTGGCGGTGACGTTCACCATTACCGCGGCATGGCTCGCCGTGATCCTATACCCCGGACAGGCGCCGTTGTGGCTGCTGGTCCTGCTGGTGCTGGCGCTGGCCCTGGGTGGCCCCGCCTCGATGATCGGCTTTGACTTTGCCCGCACCTTCAACCCCTCGCACCGCATCGGCACTGCCTCCGGCATAGTGAATGTTGGCGGCTTCTTCGCCGCCCTGGTCACCATGTACGTGGTGGGCCTGATCCTGGACCTGCTGAACAACAACGGCTTTTCCCACGGCAACCTCTACTCGCTGGACTCTTTTCGCATCGCCCTGTCCTTCCAGTTCATTGTGCTGGCCGTGGGCGCCGTGGCTGTCATCCGCGTGCGCGGCAAGGTCCGGCGCCGCATGGCCCTGGCCGGCGAAAACGTGCCGCCGCTGCGGCAGGCCCTGGCCGATAACCGCCGGCGCCGCGCACAGTACCGTGCAGAAGTCCGCGCCGGGCGGCAGGCGGGGCAGCGGCCGGATCAGGCCGGACCCGGCCCGGGGCACGGGCAGGACAGCGACTAA
- a CDS encoding leucyl aminopeptidase codes for MSASNTISFNVISSDLKKVSADALVIGVGKGDDGPVILDSPLSASAVASLKASLDALGVSGAADQLVRLPGLPDSGAKVLVLAGVGKLSGTEITEESLRRAAGSAVRQLAGLKHVVLALPTTAVDQVSALAEGAALGAYRYASLHSGKDAAKEAVSKVTIFSSLAKDPALAAALDRAAVVAKAVNATRTLVNEPPSRLYPATFAEAAKDLAKGLPVKVTVMDEKRLLKDGYGGIMGVGQGSSRPPRMVKLEYKSDKAVADLALVGKGITFDSGGISIKPGAGMITMKCDMAGAAAVLNTVLAVAGLGLPVNVTGWLCIAENMPSGTAIRPSDVLTIFGGKTVEVLNTDAEGRLVMADGLVAASQEFPDAIIDVATLTGAQVVALGHRTAGVMGDDGVSAALKAAADRAGELVWPMPLPEELRPTLDSPVADLANIGERMGGMMTAAVFLQEFIGKDRNGTTIPWAHLDIAGPAFNEGSPYGYTPKQGTGMAVRTLVAYVEDVVARSV; via the coding sequence GTGAGTGCGAGCAACACCATCAGCTTCAATGTCATCAGTTCCGACCTCAAAAAGGTCTCCGCGGATGCACTTGTCATTGGCGTCGGCAAGGGCGACGACGGACCCGTCATCCTTGACTCCCCCCTTTCGGCGTCCGCCGTCGCCTCGCTGAAGGCGTCGCTGGACGCCTTGGGCGTCAGCGGTGCGGCCGACCAGTTGGTGCGCCTGCCGGGCCTGCCGGACTCCGGCGCGAAGGTGCTGGTGCTCGCCGGTGTCGGCAAGCTGTCCGGGACGGAGATCACCGAGGAATCCCTGCGCCGGGCCGCCGGTTCCGCCGTCCGCCAGCTGGCCGGCCTCAAGCACGTGGTCCTGGCCCTGCCGACGACGGCGGTGGACCAGGTTTCAGCCCTCGCCGAGGGCGCCGCGCTGGGCGCGTACCGGTATGCCAGCCTGCACTCCGGCAAGGACGCGGCGAAGGAGGCGGTGTCCAAGGTGACGATTTTCTCCTCCCTCGCCAAGGATCCGGCGCTGGCGGCGGCCCTGGACCGGGCCGCCGTCGTCGCCAAGGCCGTCAACGCCACGCGCACGCTGGTCAACGAGCCCCCGAGCCGGCTGTACCCGGCGACGTTTGCCGAGGCGGCCAAGGACCTGGCCAAGGGCCTTCCCGTGAAGGTGACGGTCATGGACGAAAAGCGCCTGCTGAAGGACGGCTACGGCGGCATCATGGGCGTGGGCCAGGGTTCCTCGCGCCCGCCGCGCATGGTGAAGCTGGAATACAAGTCCGACAAGGCCGTGGCCGACCTGGCCCTGGTGGGCAAGGGCATCACCTTTGACTCAGGCGGCATCTCCATTAAGCCCGGTGCCGGCATGATCACCATGAAGTGCGACATGGCCGGGGCGGCCGCCGTGCTCAACACCGTCCTGGCCGTGGCCGGCCTGGGCCTGCCGGTCAACGTCACCGGGTGGCTGTGCATCGCTGAGAACATGCCCTCCGGCACGGCCATCCGCCCCTCCGACGTGCTGACCATCTTCGGCGGCAAGACCGTCGAGGTGCTCAACACCGACGCCGAAGGCCGGCTGGTCATGGCCGACGGTCTGGTGGCCGCCTCGCAGGAATTCCCCGACGCCATCATCGACGTCGCGACCCTGACCGGCGCGCAGGTGGTGGCCCTGGGGCACCGGACCGCCGGTGTCATGGGGGACGACGGCGTCAGCGCGGCCCTGAAGGCCGCCGCCGACAGGGCCGGCGAGCTGGTGTGGCCCATGCCGCTGCCGGAGGAGCTTCGCCCCACGCTGGATTCGCCCGTGGCGGACCTGGCCAACATTGGTGAGCGCATGGGCGGCATGATGACTGCAGCGGTGTTCCTACAGGAGTTCATCGGCAAGGACAGGAACGGGACGACCATTCCATGGGCCCACCTGGACATTGCCGGGCCCGCCTTCAACGAGGGCTCCCCCTATGGCTACACCCCGAAGCAGGGCACCGGCATGGCCGTGCGCACCCTCGTGGCCTACGTCGAGGACGTGGTGGCCCGCAGCGTTTAA
- a CDS encoding DUF4192 domain-containing protein, whose translation MSKQEKIKVSAGEDLLAFIPHIVGYWPENSVVCIGMRGKALRATMRLDLPTDGSGDLNHFADVAACQLGSDEQADGSLVAIFGGPDWTDPDDFPCQDVFDALLDALTREGLPVRDAWYVGRDHWRCIYCVNPACCPWPGYSNSKITGSFVSAELVYRGSTVEESPRERVPSMTAVEDPERAAKVERTAEPVLGILGVHGTAENQLVVTLGAWERTLAHWPERPDVTMCGYLLASLGNTAVRDAVLVSFATTPETSLAGVLGTGFLQPDLPEPAVPRNWYGASSAAGHDIEILDESDAGIAAAAELFSDVLLGGSVGDRRRAPSPNWARMDVAEELLLYLVRSVDGEGKAPLLCLLGWIQWCRGRGTWAGAYFLESQKFSPGYKLAQLLDRLLQVGFVAAWAKDQQTAWPGYRRQVEAA comes from the coding sequence ATGAGCAAACAAGAGAAGATCAAAGTCAGCGCCGGCGAGGACCTGCTCGCCTTCATCCCGCACATTGTCGGGTACTGGCCGGAAAACAGCGTGGTGTGCATCGGCATGCGGGGCAAGGCGTTGCGCGCCACCATGCGCCTGGACCTGCCGACAGACGGTTCCGGCGACCTGAACCACTTTGCCGATGTCGCCGCCTGCCAGCTTGGAAGCGACGAGCAGGCCGATGGCTCCCTCGTGGCCATCTTCGGCGGCCCGGACTGGACCGATCCGGACGATTTCCCCTGCCAGGACGTCTTCGATGCCCTGCTGGACGCGCTCACCCGGGAGGGTCTGCCGGTTCGCGATGCCTGGTACGTGGGCCGCGATCATTGGCGGTGCATCTACTGCGTCAACCCGGCCTGCTGCCCGTGGCCAGGGTACAGCAACAGCAAGATCACCGGCAGCTTTGTCAGCGCCGAACTGGTCTACCGGGGCAGCACGGTCGAAGAGAGCCCCAGGGAACGGGTTCCGTCGATGACGGCCGTGGAGGACCCGGAACGGGCGGCGAAGGTGGAGCGGACGGCTGAGCCTGTCCTGGGCATCCTCGGCGTGCACGGGACGGCGGAAAACCAACTCGTCGTGACTCTGGGCGCGTGGGAGCGCACCCTGGCGCACTGGCCGGAGCGGCCCGACGTCACCATGTGCGGATACCTCCTGGCCAGCCTGGGCAACACCGCCGTGCGCGACGCCGTCCTGGTTTCCTTCGCCACGACGCCTGAAACGTCGCTGGCTGGCGTGCTGGGCACCGGGTTCCTGCAGCCGGACCTGCCCGAGCCGGCCGTGCCGCGCAACTGGTATGGGGCCAGCAGCGCCGCGGGCCATGACATCGAGATCCTGGACGAGTCCGACGCCGGGATCGCAGCGGCCGCGGAGCTCTTCAGCGACGTCCTGCTGGGTGGCAGTGTCGGTGACCGGCGTCGGGCGCCGTCGCCCAACTGGGCGCGCATGGACGTGGCGGAGGAGCTTTTGTTGTACCTGGTGCGGTCAGTGGACGGAGAGGGCAAGGCGCCGCTGCTCTGCCTGCTGGGTTGGATTCAGTGGTGCCGGGGGAGGGGCACCTGGGCCGGTGCGTATTTCCTGGAATCCCAAAAATTCAGCCCGGGGTACAAGCTGGCGCAGCTGCTGGACCGGCTCCTGCAGGTAGGATTCGTTGCCGCCTGGGCAAAGGACCAGCAGACTGCCTGGCCCGGCTACCGGCGGCAGGTGGAGGCAGCCTGA
- a CDS encoding proteasome assembly chaperone family protein, producing MNNIAYTPFQDPESLYALNEALLEGEDLRGLNLLMSFTGFSDAGHVIHQIAGELIDHLAAEPVAIFDVDQLIDYRSRRPRMTFTEDHLSDYQAPSLVLYRMVDALGKPFLFLNGSEPDLQWERFTSAVLGLVRRLDVNLTAWVHSVPMPVPHTRPIGATVHGNRPELIEGISAWKTTLDIPSAIGHLLEYRLAAEGRNVVGYAIHVPHYLADAEYPPAAVAGLEYLGAAASLMLPSERLREAGRAVERQITEQVEASAEVQAVVRNLEKQYDEHSEGTERRSLLAGDNDELPDADELGAAVEAYLASRDGPSGAGSSSGVTGDGDSGNI from the coding sequence ATGAACAACATTGCGTACACGCCCTTTCAAGACCCCGAGTCCCTGTATGCCCTTAATGAGGCACTGCTGGAGGGCGAGGACCTGCGCGGGCTGAACCTGCTGATGTCCTTCACTGGATTTTCCGACGCCGGGCACGTCATCCATCAGATCGCCGGCGAGCTCATCGACCACTTGGCGGCCGAGCCTGTGGCCATCTTCGACGTGGACCAGCTGATCGACTACCGCTCCCGCCGGCCCCGCATGACGTTCACCGAGGACCACCTCAGCGACTATCAGGCGCCGTCGCTGGTGCTGTACCGGATGGTCGACGCTCTGGGCAAGCCCTTCCTGTTCCTCAATGGCAGCGAGCCGGACCTGCAATGGGAGCGGTTCACCTCGGCCGTGCTGGGCCTGGTCCGGCGACTGGACGTGAACCTGACCGCATGGGTGCACTCGGTGCCCATGCCGGTGCCGCACACCCGGCCCATTGGCGCCACGGTGCACGGCAACCGCCCCGAACTCATTGAGGGCATCTCGGCGTGGAAGACCACCCTGGACATTCCCTCCGCCATCGGCCACCTGCTCGAATACCGGCTGGCTGCAGAAGGGCGCAACGTGGTGGGCTATGCCATCCACGTCCCGCACTACCTGGCCGACGCCGAGTACCCGCCGGCCGCCGTCGCCGGGCTGGAATACCTCGGCGCGGCCGCATCGCTGATGCTGCCCAGCGAGCGGCTCCGCGAGGCCGGACGCGCCGTGGAACGCCAGATCACCGAACAGGTCGAGGCGTCTGCCGAGGTGCAGGCCGTGGTGCGCAACCTCGAGAAACAATATGACGAGCACAGCGAAGGCACGGAGCGCAGGTCCCTGCTGGCCGGGGACAACGACGAGCTGCCGGACGCGGACGAGCTCGGGGCTGCCGTCGAGGCCTACCTGGCCAGCCGGGACGGCCCATCCGGCGCGGGATCGTCTTCCGGCGTCACCGGCGACGGTGATTCCGGCAACATCTAG